In Populus nigra chromosome 1, ddPopNigr1.1, whole genome shotgun sequence, one genomic interval encodes:
- the LOC133679650 gene encoding succinate dehydrogenase assembly factor 1, mitochondrial-like gives MGPSTGGRTRLSGMQKQVLSLYRGFLRAACSKPPEDRRQIESFVSAEFRCNSKQVDRKNFIYIEYLLRRGKKQLEQLNSPDTVGLSSMNVTFSETENPKN, from the coding sequence ATGGGACCATCAACAGGAGGAAGAACAAGACTCTCTGGAATGCAGAAGCAAGTGCTTAGTCTGTACCGGGGCTTCTTACGAGCAGCTTGTTCAAAGCCCCCTGAAGATCGACGGCAGATTGAATCCTTTGTTTCAGCTGAGTTCCGCTGCAACTCCAAACAAGTAGATCGCAAGAATTTCATCTACATTGAGTACTTGCTTCGCCGTGGTAAGAAGCAGCTTGAGCAGCTCAACAGTCCTGATACTGTTGGATTGTCATCTATGAATGTCACTTTCTCTGAAACTGAAAATCCTAAAAACTAA